The Pan paniscus chromosome 21, NHGRI_mPanPan1-v2.0_pri, whole genome shotgun sequence region AACTACCACCATTCACAAAATAAACTAGGTACCTCTATTTCACAAGTGAAATAGTCTCTTCTATACAACCTATAAAATCTTACATCCTTTTTTCTTAGTTTACCAGGAACAATGGATCTACTTAATCTGTTTCAATTCCAGAGATGTTCAGCTTGATGAGGGCACagaagattttatatttaaaaagagtaTTTGAAGGAAAGATGCCAAAAGTAGAAACCAAGCAACTTTGGGTAAGTATTATATCCACTGAGATTTCATAACCTCCTAAGAGTCCATCTATGAGAAGAGGTTGGATTTTCAGTAGTTTGTGGGTTCAGCAAACACTAAATGCTTTCCGTGATGAAACAGATGCTGGTGTGAGGCTGTCCCACGTATCACAtatcccagcacccagcaccaAGCTCAGGGCCCACTGGGCCCCTAGACTTTTCTCTCCAAATAGAATTAAACAGAATTTTGAATTCCACAACAGACAAGCACAGGCTGGGCTAGTTAGCTTGATCTTTGGCGCCACCTCCAGATCAAACTGCATTTCGTTTTACTACAGTAGGAACTCATTGAGAAATCCAATGTGCATTTATAATTAAGTTACTGAATGGGGCGCGGGCTGGGGATGGAGAACCTTCTACCGTAACTGTCTGTGGAGGGCTGCAAAATTGAGTATTCCTTACATCATGCTACCATGAGTCTGCCTTTTTTATTGTAAGACAACAGGTAAAAGAAACCACACAAACATATAAGGCAAACACTCTTAGAACGATCACCCAGGTTATGAAATAGAAGTTTTCCAGCAACCCCAGACCCTTCATGTACACCTTCCTCACTTTAACCCTTTCCACTCTAGAGATTAGTTTTAGTTTTCTATATCGTCTAAGTTTAATAATTCCATCAGAGATGGATCAGTTTTAAAATTGGAATCCGTTACGTAGAAGCTATCCCCATTGGATAGAGCAGGGCTTGGCAGACCCCGCCTTTGAACCAACAAGTCGACTTGCTTAGATAATCCTTGGAGGGAAGAGACAAATGCGAGGAGTGTCTCCACAGccctgctttgctttgctttcgtCACTGTCGCCCAGCCATCTCCTCTGGAGGCCTGTGAAGTTGGAGCGGCCAGCCCCAGAAGTGGTGCCCAAAGCCTGTCTCTCAGTGGCCTCACCTCTGAAGGGCTGGGCAACAGCACTGGTCAGAAGTTCCGACAGCTGACCACCCTCTTCGGCTGAGCTAGAGGTCTTGGCTGGGCTCTAGGGGAGCCTCGAGCTGCCCCACGGAGACCAGGGTGCTGAGCTGTCCCGAGGCACCGCTTTCCGGTGGGAAGGTGACCAAGTCTGAGTTCTTGTTCTCACTCTGATCACTGTGCTGCTTCTTGTGGCATCTCAGAGAGTCATCCCTGACGAAGGAGGCGCCGCAGGTCTCACAGCGGAAGGCCCTCTGCGTCACGATCTTGGCCACGTGCTGGGAGCTGCCCTCTCTGAGCCCTTCCTTGCCCAGAGGGGCCCGGTTCTCCGTCTTGGCCTCGTCCCTGTGCACCTTGTCGACGTGCTTGGCCAGGCTGCTGGGCCGCTTCGTGTCGAAGCTGCAGAAGTCACACTTGAAGGGACGGTCCTTACAGTGGACTCTGCTGTGCACGCGCAGGGCGGCCGCGCTGGAGCAGGAGTAGCTGCACTCTGGACACTTCTCCGGGTGGTCGGCCTGGTGCAGCCGGCTGTGCTCCAGGAGGTCAGCCCGGTCCCGGCCCTGGAAGGCACAGTGCAGACATTTGAAGGTGTGCTTGATGCGGATGTGCGATTTGAGATTCGCCTTCATGGTGCAGCGGACGTCGCAGAACTCGCACTTGAAAGGCTTCTCCCCCGAGTGCACGATCATGTGCCTTTTCAAGTCCGAGCTGATTTTGAACTTGGCGCTACAGAGCCAGCACTGGAAGGGGGTATCCCCTAGCAATGGAAGGTGTGTTTCCATTAGAACAGGCAGGCAAAACAGACCCTCCCACCCCAACCTGCCTCAGCACACTTGGCCGCCATGAGATGGTTGGGTTTTGTGAACTCTAAACCCAACCTCCTAATGACAACACTTGTTGTGCATATTAAtgcaatcctcacaacaatcctatgagtcGGTACTATtacccccactttacagatgggacaactgaggctcagagaggtcaagttaCTTGACTCAGGTCAAACAGCAGGGATTTGGAACCCAGGCACTATGGCACTCAAGTCCATACTCTTGATGACCCCTTCAGTTTCAAATCTAAACTCCCATTTAACTTGACATCCCAGAATTGAATGTGGAAGAAGAGGTGAGATTTAAATTACAAACAACTGCTTCAAATCAAGCTAAGACCTGTGAAGATGCTTACTATAGTGTTTAATCTATATGACATCAGTTATTGAGCTTGTATTTCAAGTTAAAGTTTCTTACTAACTACaggctaaattttatttataatattaatgcATAATTATGGCAGCAGGGGACAAATAATAAAGAGCCATGGTCTTTAGAGTCCCATTCCCTGGAGACATTGCTAAGGGTTTCTAGTTGTTTTTGGAGGTTGCTGCTTTAAACGTCAGTTGAATATACACAAAGATAAGCATCTTATTCTACACACCCATCCTTTCCCTAACCTCTCCCCTGCATTCTGGTGGTTGTGACTTTTACACTTTTAAGCTGAGTAGTAGCCTCACATTTTAGTCCATCAGCTTCTGAGGTTTTTTGAGGATTCACTCCCCTTCTCCACACTTAACTCCTCACTTGTTAGAAGTAGCTTTCTTTTCacctttaagtaaaaaaaaatttccattctGTCTGGTGAATTCTCATACTTTAATCATTTTCAGATTTCAAGTTCAGAAGCCaactataaataatttaaatggtgACTGGGAATGTGATATTCATCGGAGCCAAACACTGCACCAGGATTACAATCACTTCCTTATAAGTCTGCTGTCACACTCGGGCCAGTGGATGGCGTAACCACCCatcaatataattttgttttcttttcttatgtgtTGCTCATTTGGGGGCACATTTTAACTTGCTTCTTGATTAGACTGTGTTTCTTGAAAAAAGGAATCTCAGTTTCAGAAGTCATCCACTCTCATAATTTTGTAACTTtcacaaggaatttttttttttttttttttttttgatacagagtctcactctgtcgcccaggctggagtgcagtgatgcaatctcagctcactgcaagctccacctcccaggttcatgccattctcctgcctcagcctcccgagtagctgggactacaggtgcccgccaccacgcccagctaatttttttgtatttttagtagagacggggtttcaccatgttagccaggatggctttgatctcctgacctcgtgatctgcctgcctcagcctcccaaagtgcttggattacaggcttgagccaccgcacccggccctttcacaaggaatttttaaaatggatttttaaaacttctgattTAGTTTCTCTTGACTTTCTATACAAGTATCAGCCTGATATTCTCTTTGCTGCAATCCCAGTTAGCCATATTCAGGTATTCACATATCAAATATATCATGCCAGatgtttcctcccttcctttgctAGAGTTTATCTTCTAGTAACTCCCACTAGCATGGTGGCTGGGAGTAAAGTCTTGAGTCCTTGCACATTGTTCTATTTTGCTCTCATACTTGAgatagtttggctgggtatagaattctaagttCAAAATCATTTCCCAACTCTTGAGGGCCCTGTTCCATTGTCTCCTAGAAGCCAATACTACCCAGACATATTTCTAGATATAGATGTCCCCTGTCCACTCCCTTCCATCCTGATTGGAATCCTGTGAGCACTTTTACTCTCCTGGCCCCTTAGAATTGTGGACTTCATTTctcatttgattttctattttcactctattttcttctcacttccattttcttttcttcctagaCCTGGTCAGAAACCAGACTTCAGGACTGGCTCTTATTCTCAGTTCACTCACCCAATTTTTTTCCCATAATCTCTGGGAAATTAATTTTATAGCCAGCAATCCTAGTTTTATTTCATACTTCTTTGTACTCATtatctcttcataggtctctattTGGATGCAACATTTCTGCCAGTGGATAGACACCAATTAGAATGTGAAAATTACCCAAGTACTCTTACTTCCAGGATTAGTTATTGACTTggttcattttattccattcgtttCCTATAAATGACTCATGATCCTTGGTTGACTATATTTGGGAAAGTAGACTGGTTTAATGATTAGACATGGATGCCAGAGGTTTCACCTGCTACTGGGTTGGTTAGGCAGTTTTGCCAGGCCTTGGCTAGTCCCCCAAGCTTTGTGGCCCTGGCTGTCTACATGCTTGTTCCAAGCCCAGAGCCCTCAGGGCACTTGGATATTGGCTGGGAACATTGGCTTCCAACTGTACAGCTGCCTCCCATTTGTCTGCTGGGACACAGCTTTCTATACTCAGTTTTAAACATCACTATGTTCCTGTCTGCTCACCATTTTCCAGGAATTCATTGAAAATTTTCAACTTATGAGCATCTTTATGAATATCTCAAACCCCATTTTTCCATGCCACGATGAGTTGGTCCTATCATTATTTCAGTAGGGTCCCATAAAGAAAGGAAGTTCCTAAGATTAaaagtttgtgatttttaattatacttaatGGATCCTGCTACATTCCAAATTTAGCCATGCAATCAGTGTATACATTTACTGAAACATCTAGTTTATAGGTCTGACTTGAGATACATCCTTGGCTTCTTGGCAGTTATAGTGGGTATCTACTCCCAGCTGGATTCTATATAGTCAAGATATAAAACCCAGCTGTCAGTCATATTTTACCAAAAGCTGTTGTTCCGGCAACAGAAAAATGACAAATCTCACAATTAGCACAGAAGTTCCAAATTCTTGTACTTCTACCATACCAAGTCATTTAAGTTGCTTGTGTTGTTAAGTAAATGAAGGTTAAGAAATTAGAGAAAaagtaagggattgaggtttccTGGTCAGGGACTCACCCGTGTGAGATCGCAGGTGGACGGTGAGCTGGCTGGAGTTGCGGCTGGCATAGGGGCAGAGCTGGCATTTGTACGGCCGCTCATCAGAGTGGATCCGCAGGTGCTTCTTGAGGCTACTGCTGTCCACGGCAGCGTAGTCACACAGGTGACACTTGTGTGGCTTCACACTGGTGTGGCACCGCATGTGCATGGTCAGGTTGTCCTTCCGGCTGAAGCACTTGTCACAGAACTCACACTTGTGCGGTTTGTCTCCTTCAAACACATAAGGAGTCAAAGTTAAGGGTTTTTTGGTCAAGATGGCTACAAAGATTTGACCAAGATGATAGCCTGGGCATATGGGTGTGCCGCCGCCTCCTCCTGTCCAAATACTGAGAGAGAAAGATACTGAAGTCTACATCAGCATATTGGGAAACAAGAATGTGTATCATTCATTGATAGTTCAGAAATCCTAAGGGAAAGATGACATAAAAATCTGATTGATggagaaaattacaggccaaacCCCGTTTGGGAAAAATGGCAGTGGTTATAGAAGTACTCAGGATAAGAAGTGGCAGCTGTAGGGATCTTGGACAGCTTCATGAACCACATGGAGAATGGTCAGGTGGACCCCTTCCTCTCACTTCTTCCAAACAGCAAGCAGCACGGCATCTCCCCCTAGGCTGTTGGTCAAAGGGTGCTGAGGTCAGAAAAAGAATACAAGGGCCTGGTAGTTAGAGATGCCAGGGACAGCAGAAGACCACATACCCAGAACACTTCCATCCAGCCATGTTTCATCACTACCCCCTAGCCCAACCCTTCCAGGCTGATCATATCCAAATAAAATTAGTTTACCCAATAAACAAATGCTTGGGGAAAGCCAGAACCAGAAAGACATGCCCAAGTCAAGAACTTAGTTACTAAAGCAAAGGGAGGAAATgaaattagagaaatgaaaactatggaaatcaaaataaaagttcTAATAAGTTGACCAGCAAAAAGGGTGTCGAATGACAGCTATTGGTGGATGTAGGTCATCATACATTTGTCCacacccacagaatgtacaacatcaagagtgaaccttggccaggtgcggtggctcacacctgtaattccagtgctttggggggctgaggtgggtggatcgcttgagcccaggagtttgagaccagactgggcaacatggcaaaaccctgtctctacacaaaaaatacaaaatattagctggatgtggtggtgcatgcctgtagttccagctacttgggaggcagaggtgggaagatcacctgagcccaggaggttgaggttgtgagcacagatcgtgccactgcactctagcctgggtgacagagcaagacactgtctcaaaaaaaaaaaaaaaaaaaatgaaccttacTGTAAACTATGGTCTTTGGTTGAGAATGTTGTGTCAGTGCAGGTTCATCTATGGTAAAAATGCACTATTCAAATGTCATGTTGGTAATGGGGAAGGCTGTGCATGCGCAGGAGCAGGGAGCATGTGGGAAATATCTGTATCTTCTTGTCTTTAGGTTCACTTTTGccgtgaacctaaaactgctcttataaaaacaaaacaaaaagaaaaagccacctattaagaaaaatcttagaaatggaagatACAGCTAAATAATCTCCCAAAAGGACAAGGGGGAAAAGACGCCAAAAGGTAAGACACGAAAGCTCATTCTAGATGGTCCAGGATAGAACTGAGAAGAATTATTTCCCAACACTAAAGACAGCCATGCATCTTATTTAGAAGCAGGGTGGTCCAATTTCAGAACCCTAAGAAGGGTGAGATCTGGAAGCTTCCAGAAAGAAAACCACCAGCAAAATGCTCACATCAGCATAAAGCTCCTCAGAACAGTGGATGCTAGCAAGACAGGAACAGGATCTTCAACTTTCTAGAGAAACTGTTTTAATAGAATCTTATACTTGAATTAGCATTCAGTGAGAGGAGAAGATAGTTGATATATGACTTGGTATCACACTTAAACACTGTACACCAGAATGAAAAATAAGGGTGATGGTGAAGGTAAGATGGGAATATGAGAAAATAGTACAATGGAAAAAGTATAGctttcagacaagagaaaaacaaccatcAAAAGACTTGGTTGGGgcgactgggcatggtggctcacacctgtaatcccagcactttggggggtcaaggtgggcagatcatgaagtcaggagttcgagaccagcctggccaacatggtgaaatcctgtctctactaaaaatacaaaaattagc contains the following coding sequences:
- the ZFP64 gene encoding zinc finger protein 64 isoform X9 translates to MSRRKQAKPQHLNSEEPRPARRECAEVAPQVAGEPASELDDDVPKANCLSTESTDTPKAPVITLPSEAREQMATLGERTFNCCYPGCHFKTVHGMKDLDRHLRIHTGDKPHKCEFCDKCFSRKDNLTMHMRCHTSVKPHKCHLCDYAAVDSSSLKKHLRIHSDERPYKCQLCPYASRNSSQLTVHLRSHTGDTPFQCWLCSAKFKISSDLKRHMIVHSGEKPFKCEFCDVRCTMKANLKSHIRIKHTFKCLHCAFQGRDRADLLEHSRLHQADHPEKCPECSYSCSSAAALRVHSRVHCKDRPFKCDFCSFDTKRPSSLAKHVDKVHRDEAKTENRAPLGKEGLREGSSQHVAKIVTQRAFRCETCGASFVRDDSLRCHKKQHSDQSENKNSDLVTFPPESGASGQLSTLVSVGQLEAPLEPSQDL
- the ZFP64 gene encoding zinc finger protein 64 isoform X7; this encodes MNASSEGESFAGSVQIPGGTTVLVELTPDIHICGICKQQFNNLDAFVAHKQSGCQLTGTSAAAPSTVQFVSEETVPATQTQTTTRTITSETQTITGCQFKTAYGMKDMERHLKIHTGDKPHKCEVCGKCFSRKDKLKTHMRCHTGVKPYKCKTCDYAAADSSSLNKHLRIHSDERPFKCQICPYASRNSSQLTVHLRSHTASELDDDVPKANCLSTESTDTPKAPVITLPSEAREQMATLGERTFNCCYPGCHFKTVHGMKDLDRHLRIHTGDKPHKCEFCDKCFSRKDNLTMHMRCHTSVKPHKCHLCDYAAVDSSSLKKHLRIHSDERPYKCQLCPYASRNSSQLTVHLRSHTGDTPFQCWLCSAKFKISSDLKRHMIVHSGEKPFKCEFCDVRCTMKANLKSHIRIKHTFKCLHCAFQGRDRADLLEHSRLHQADHPEKCPECSYSCSSAAALRVHSRVHCKDRPFKCDFCSFDTKRPSSLAKHVDKVHRDEAKTENRAPLGKEGLREGSSQHVAKIVTQRAFRCETCGASFVRDDSLRCHKKQHSDQSENKNSDLVTFPPESGASGQLSTLVSVGQLEAPLEPSQDL